The Bicyclus anynana chromosome 9, ilBicAnyn1.1, whole genome shotgun sequence DNA window CAAAAGATGAACGTTTTAAAGCGTTTtggtcttagaccattaataactggacgcggttcgcacccaaattcaccaacaaaaaagtctgtcattttttgagggggacgaggtaaactcacacatcgaaaacatttaacaccattaagtatattctgtgtccatacactacacacaactataaatttgactcgcaatacacacacgcgtaatttttacacacactaacaaacacattgtgcacagtaaaaatatatacaagcagttgaaattttttactgtgcacaatgtgtttgtcaagtttgtatttccatttagttttgtgattgtaaatatactttttttatgtaaacaaataaaatattttgtaaattgtagtaaaatataaaatgcgtgttgttttttgattggtagatttaaataaggctgatactaatcaatgaccttgaagattaggtcgtattcatatgtttattttggtgatgccatctaggtattacctccacactacgtgaccaaatattaaaaaaccggtcaagtgcgtgtcgggccacgcgcagtatagggttccatagattatgttagccctttaatcccttatgtttttctcaatttcaaagtctttattattccttacattattacattaaacaagtttttcaattaataagagtaacagttttaattttttttctgtgttagtacattgttagtgtatctgttttaagtttagtatgttagtgagttagtcttatttctaattaataaaatctatttaactagtaagttgaaattgaaattgaggtatagctcgcgtttcgacctctagtatgaagtcaaactactgcttgcatatttactgtgacattgcttagactatccacagattaaatacatagaatattcgattactgatcgatgtttggctgtttcgtcaaaagaatcgattatttttataaattgtttttattaaaaatttgataaaattaaggtttaaatactttcaaatgaaacgttactccatcttttactaaactacaagtttttggccgtttttatgccatttaaccggcatttttagggagctccttacacgacgaaaacgattacaacaatgaaacatcgattctgtagcaacagtttttataaacgcattagatcatagatttttgatctttgccagaggggtaacggttagcgaaccacgtccagttattaatggtctaaggttttGGTCAAcgttgaatgcatgtaaaacaaatatttcatgACAAAGAAGTTTGTTgagattaatataattatgattcCATATAAAATCAAGCAAGATTTgactaaattaaatgaaaaagtcCTATTTTGCGATAAGTAATTTGTTTGCCAAATTTTAGAATTAACCATATTGAACactgttaactatttttaaatgttagctttctgtattctccgatGTATGGCCGATTatagaacaggtatagcgatgtaTGATAGCCCGCATATTGTTCAACTAAATCATGCACAAATTAAAAAGTCGTCCAactatcggccaactaaaaattatCAGTGAGTGGCCACCCTAAACTGAACACCACGGTCTTTTCCATAGAGTAGAATGTTTAAAATAGAGTCATCACTCTAGACAACCAAACGAACAAAGAAAGTAGCGCCCCCTGGCGATCTGTGGCGTAACTAACTTTTAGCCATATTTATCTATACCTTTCGGTACTTTATGATGAGTAACTATAGCAGGCCTGGCTCACTCCGTGTTTTAGCGCAAACGTACAGGTACATGGTCGCATCACCCCGGGGCGACTGAAACAGGCGAGTGTCGCCGCTCGGATCGGACGCTTTAACACACGCTGCGCGCTCGCCCGTTCGTTATCATTCGTcgtttgaaatattattaaccaaaaaaaaaaataatgggaaaaaaatattgttgtgcaTTTGGctgtctaaataataataaggatCGGAGATGCCTAGAGGGCGGTAATCTTTTTGTTTAACAGCCACACTAAAGATTTTTTgtaatggtatttttttatttttattatttacaagttagcccttgactacaatctcacctgatggtaagtgatgatgcagtctaagatggaagcgggctaacttgttaggaggaggatgaaaatccacaccccttttggtttctacaaggcatcgtaccggaacgctaaatcgcttggcggtacgtctttgccggtagggtggtaactagccacggccgaagcctcccaccagccatgtATGCTTTTCCTTGACATCATCCATCGTTTCATTTCATGCAGCATTGTCCgaaactcagaatacagaaaaccaccagaaggagtgatagcgcaaagaagtgaagccatttaaactacacattttacgattactcactctgtgtttgtcgtgttgtttgacgtgctatataggtgacaaatttaattaaattaagccgtcttgtgctattccttcgtgtaaaaatgccgttggtaaaaaaaagaaactgaataggatcacatttcacgtgtaagtagcacaaataaattcttatgttaaaataatgaataatttttacgtgaatttagttgtcatagaaaccgatgacttcattttgtaagtgttgccaatgtaattgttttgattttccctacttttaatttcaattcaaggatttattatttatgtaaaatattaatcaactaaataggtaggcataggttccggcaattaagttgaaataaaattgtggtaatcagcgcagataaagaaagtgtaaaataatcttaaagctttaaaattttacaaataacaatggcgtgctatattataataagttcgttcgttcttgtctgtttgtgtgtttgtttgcacatttgtttgttttcgtgtgtttgtttggtcttttgtttgtttgtgtacctacttgtttgcttgtttgtttgagcaagaggattaaataaaatatttttatcttcaaaacacattcttaaaagatattaaaccaattaaatggccttatttatacttgaattttaagagacataaaaattagagaaattagacgagataataataactgtgcacgcgattgaaatacatatttataataataatattatataattatatggaatatataaaattattattgtaaatatgtatttcttttgattgttagttgataagttttataataaccgtcttattatatctattatttatttgtccttgtcttaaatttaacagcctcatgtactagcaacattacgcgggtgagaattgcgacgagtgcaggctgttgtgtacaatttttggacacactgcgcactatagaatgacatctaaacgtggcttctggtggttttctgtattctgaggtccgaaatatagatttctttaaaaattaatattagaataacttgacttcaataaaatgtcattcaatttttaaactttttcaattttaatttgtaaacaataatGTTTAGAAAACctcttttgaaaatcaaaaaatctttttttattttattttgcaatatttaaaatagaaattgttaaatttaagaACTGcgtttgtaaatgtaaatgacaatatatttatttgatatgaatttaaatgatattAACTGAAGACATGGCTGTACCTTTGCCTTTTACCCATgggaaaaaatatagaaaaaaaatgtaaatgtcaaTTGACATATGACAGATGACTCAAAACTACGAAATAAAAACATGATGATGCAGTTAGTTACAAAGTTTTTGTCATTAACCCATTTATTCGTATTTCGTTGCATAAATACTCAATTCGTTTCCTGTGCTTTTTACCTGTGCATTTCAGTTGGACATTGACTGACCTGCTTTTTATTGTTAACCCGCGCTTTATCCAAAGGACTTTGATTTTCTTTTCGTTTTTTCTCGTGACGATTTCACTATCGAAAGATAAAATATGTTGTGTTTACTTTAGTTAAACgcgtaaataaaatgtttttaacaactGCTTAtacattattacaataaaagttaaaaatgattaagtaatgtttttttatttttggtttgatATAAGTTTTATACACACTTACATTTATttgcataaaattattttgaatatcaATTAAAGAGGaatacaatttatttcaaattattatcatttaattcCTTTAAATcggaaataaaagtaaaaattatgggTAGGTAACATAAATGCTTTAACTAGATACTCAGATAGGTATATATGGCTCAATAGTAGTTACGCCACAAATCACCAGGGGGCGCTACTTTCTTTCGTTTGATTGTCCAGAGTGATGACTCTATACCTTGTAAACATTCTACTCTATGCTGAACACGCTGTTGTCATCAGTCAGTGTgacatttttgatattttgacattcttattttgacatttcattcattcacatTCACAATACCAATCTGTGATTGCCGTGCAgcttttgcttttttattttttgatgactgTGATATCGTGCAAGTGTGCAAGTGGTGCAAACTGCAAGATCAAATAAGATTCGAGtcgattttcatttaattaaacaaaacatgTGATCGTACCGGCGACTACCCTGAGCTCGATGTACATAGCTCACGGCGGTAGCGAGCGAGTCGAGACATGGCCAGCGCGCCCCCGAACACGTACGAGCAACAGCTGTACAGTGTGTTCAAGACCTTCGACGTAGCCAACGAGGAGGCGCTCGACCGGCGCGCCGTGCTACAGCTGTGCGACACCTTGCAGCTCGAGGAGCGCGGCGCTGCGCTCGTCGACACGCTGTTCGAGCGCCGCGCCGAGCGCGTCACCTTCGCGCAGTTCCGCGGCGGCCTGCTGGCGCTGCTGGACCCCGCGGCGCCCGCCGCGCTGCCCCCCGCCGGGCCCGCCGCCGAGCACAGCGACGACGACTCGTCCGGCCGCGAGGTGGCCCCCAAGTTCGTGTTCGGCTCTAAGAAGTACGGGCGCCGCTCGCGGCCGCAGCGCGCGACCGACGGCGCCCCCCGGCCCCGCGGCGCATCCGAGCCGCGCCTCGACAGCCGCTCCCGCCGGCTCGCGCGCGCCGAGCGCAGCTCCTCCGCCGCAGACGGTCGCGACGACGACGCGCCCGCGCTCGACCACGAGCGGCCGCTGGACCGAGCGCGCGCGCTCGAGCTGTGCCGCGACCTGCGCCTGGCCGGCGTGGACCGCGCCCTCGTCGAGCGCATCTTCGACGCGTCGCCCGGTGAGATGTCGGCGGGCGAGTTCTTCGAGCGGCTCGACGCGGCGCTCGCCGGCTCCATCGCCGCGCTCGACGATGCGGGCGCGGCCGACGCCGTGCTGGCGGCCGCCGCGGTGGCCGAGGCGTGGGAGCGCGCCGGCGTGCACCGCCCGCGCCGCCTGCTCGCCGACCTGGGCTTCGCCGGCGCCGCGCTGCGGCCGCGTGACCTGGAGCGCGCGGTGGACGACGAGCTGCGCGCGCTGGGCGCCGAAGGGCCGCCGGACGCGCGCGCGCTTCTGCTGCAGGCTGCGCATGCGTTGGCGCGCCTGCGTCTCGAGGCGGCCGCGCGCCAGCTGAGCGCCGCCCGCGCCGAGCGCGACAAGTTGCGCGACGACCTGAGCGAGGCCGACCGGCGCGCGCGCTTGCTCGCGCAGGACGTGGACGACAACCACGCACGCATCGAGGCCGAGCTGCGCGCGGGCCTGCGACAGGTGGAGGCGCGCCACGCGGACGCCGCTCGCCCCGCGGCCGCGGACGCCGCCGCCGAGCGCGATCGTGCGGCGGAGCTGCGCCGGCGGCTGGACGAGGAGATGGCGCGGCGCGCGGAGGTCGAGGCGCGAGCGCGCGCGGAGAGCGGCGCGCTGCGCGAGCGGGTGGCGCAGTTGCAGGAGCGTGCGCAGACGCTGGAGGagggggcggcggcggcggcgcgcgagGCGGCTCGTGCGGCCGAggaggcggcgggcgcggcgcggcggctgGCGGCGCAGGAGGAGCGCGCGCGCGCGGCCGACGCGGCGGCGGAGGCGCGGCTGCGGGAGGCGCGCGAGGAGGCGCAGCGGCTGCGCGACCGCAACGACGAGCTGGTGGCAGCGCTGGAGGCGAGCGccggccgcgccgccgccgcctgtGAGCGCGCGCCCACGTGGCGCGAGGAGGTGTCCCTGCACGCGCCCCCGTCAGGAACGAGCGAGGTGACTGATACGCTGCATATATTCATATTAATCTCTGTACTCTGTCTCAAAATACATCAAAATCACTTAAacggttttcttatgatttacTCTTTCACTTATTGTTTAAAAGCTTGAactgttttaaaaaattctattgAAACAtcttctagtttttttttttcatcattatcatgataTATCATGTaagattttatgaaaataatataattttaattacaacagtgttttatatttgtaataatcaGCCGCTGTAGTGtgagttttatcataaaaaaatatttgctaacAAGAAAACTAATTGAGTTTATATACAATAACAAGTAGATTTAGAGAAAATCTGGTTTTTCTAAactcctgtatcaaaattagtactGAAAACCACTGTCTGTGTAGCGTCCGGATATAGGATCCACAGACAAGCAAAAATGACGTAATTTTGAAAGTCCTATATCTGGTCGCTTACACAGACAAATGTTTATAgtgttatttttctatattaatattacaaacaaacaaacatacaaactttgtttgtatgtttgtttgtttgtttgtttgattgtaatgaataggctcaaaaactactggaccgatttgtaaaattctttcaccattcgaaagctacattatccacaagtaatataggctaaattttattttggaaaaaaatggggttccgtaagatatttgggttttgtcggacacaaggtgtaaaaaatcaaccagaaaagtaggctaggggtaaggtaggggtatggtaggggtagggtaggggtaggataggtaggataggggtagttgaaagtttacatcgaagtcgcgggcgtcggctagtttaaaataaaaaattaattgatatatctttttaaattattatttacaatcaaGATATAActgatatatataatatctgtTACAGACTGCCGTGTCGTCGTCGCTAGCCAAAGGAGACGAGCTCTCTCTGAGCGCGACAATACTAACGATTCTCGATAGCGAAGAGTCGCCTGTGCCGGCCAACAGCGCGTGTCCGCGGTGCGCCGCcgtgcgcgccgccgccgccgccgccgccgcccccgccgccgGCTGCTCGGACGCGGACGAGGCGGACCACGACAAACGCAACATGGAAAGTGTTATCAAGTAAGCAGAGTCCACTTAAAATAGGTTATTTAGATTAGGATATAGGACATTTAGGGCTCAGCCATAACTCGAGCGATGGTTGAGATTATTCcaatattcatcatcaacatGGTGCATCTGTCTGTACCCCACTTTGACACTGCAAGGTGAGAATGAGCaattcactgacatagctcagcgagtcgagaagctgaagtagcaatggacatagttcaaagagccgatggacgttgtggctccaaggtgctggaatggcgacccgcactCAAAggaaccaggtggactgacgacacaaagcgagtcgcagtgattcgctggatacaggctcAGGATTAGATAAAGTCCTCAAAACCCGTCAAAAGTGGTTTAGTactttagtttaataaaatggttaaaattaaatttacgagttTTAACTTCTATACTCAGAGAGCTGGAGGCGAGCCTGGAGCAGATGAGGGCGGAGTACGAGCGCTGCGAGGAGTACTGGCTGGCCAAGCTGGACGAGGAGCGCGAGCTGCTCGCCGAGGAGCAGCGCGCCGGTGCGTCCTGTCACATTTCTGTACTCAGAGAGCTGCAGGCGAGCCTGGAGCAGATGAGAGCAAACACGTTACTGGCGCACGAGTCTCCTGTGCCACTTCGCTCGACCTCGAGCTGCTGCCGGCCCAGGAGCCGCGCGCAGTCTCGACACGTGCGAGCAGCTCGTGCTGCACGTGCCATGTCATAGTGACGTCCAACATAAGTTCGTATCGCTGTGTGCGCAGGCGACGAGCGGCTGGCGGAGCTGGTGGCCAAGATCGCGGAGTACGAGCGGCAGTtcgcgcgcgcgcccgcgctGCCCACCATCGACGAGAGCGCGGCGCTGGAGCGGCAGGTGGCCGACCTGGAGCTGGAGTTCGGCCGCTGGCGCGCGCAGGCCGACGagcagcgcgcgcgcgccgacGCCGAGctggcgcgcgcgcggcgcgaGCTggacgcggcgcgcgcgcgggcccccgcccccgccgcctGCGTGTGCGCCGGGCGCGGGCCGGGCCAgctgcgcgcgcgcgccgcgcggGCCGAGCGCGCCGCGCAGCGCCTGCACGCGCGCCTCGCCGCCGCCGACCTGCTGGTGAAGGTGAGCGACGCCGGCAGAACTATTCTGAGAAGGCACGTGTGCTCTTCGTCACAATGATTGAACACAAATTAATTTGCAGAGATCTAAACGGCCGTGATGGTAAAACGCATATCATCAAATTCATGGATGATTTGGGTTTGGAGAGTTAAACACTGAGTAAATGTATTTGAGGTCCCCTGATCCAGCAGATCACCTGATCCTCTTTATTTGTTGTTGAATGGCACAATCGGCAACATTGGAACGAATTCTGCGCGTTTGTAAACTTGGTGTACAGCCAATCACAATGTGGACATTGTGCTCGCAGGACCTGTACATCGAGAACTGCCGCCTGGCGCACCTGCCGCCGCACCCGCGCTTGCCCTGACCGCGGCGCCGGCGCGCACCCCGCGCACCCGGCGCACCCGGCGCACCCGGCGCACCCGGCGCACCCGCCGGCCGCCGCTCGTACGAGTTGAATGtttattgcaataaataaatatcgtaaaCTTGTAGTCGGCCACCGTGCGCCGCCGGCACTGTGTTACTCGTATGTTAGGCGTTACATATTATCTGTGTAGTTGTGAAGCGGCCGCCTGTACGCATGTGCCACTGTCCACACACACGTGTTGTATAGAAGTGGTGACCGGCGTGCGCTGAGCAGAacgaataatataattatgtacattcgATTCCATAGTTTATTTAAGTCAGCTGAAAGCTGTtcatatgtattatattgtagTAGACGCGTACATCGTGTACGGACGCGCTCAGGTGGACCAAGTGCCTTCAttgtacagggtgtcccgtaattaatggatcaaACGCAAATAGTCGATACACCATTGAATTATCTAAaatcaaatttgaaaaaatctctcCGATGAccaagctatatttttttttcagatattcaattatttttatattgaatcagtttttcaatgctgtagctgttgcaattgatattttaaatatctgatttttgtaaaacattaCGGACTGAGTTACTTTGACactatttctataaaaaaatttgttttgtagaaaaagCTTTTagtgc harbors:
- the LOC128198392 gene encoding blastoderm-specific protein 25D isoform X1, yielding MASAPPNTYEQQLYSVFKTFDVANEEALDRRAVLQLCDTLQLEERGAALVDTLFERRAERVTFAQFRGGLLALLDPAAPAALPPAGPAAEHSDDDSSGREVAPKFVFGSKKYGRRSRPQRATDGAPRPRGASEPRLDSRSRRLARAERSSSAADGRDDDAPALDHERPLDRARALELCRDLRLAGVDRALVERIFDASPGEMSAGEFFERLDAALAGSIAALDDAGAADAVLAAAAVAEAWERAGVHRPRRLLADLGFAGAALRPRDLERAVDDELRALGAEGPPDARALLLQAAHALARLRLEAAARQLSAARAERDKLRDDLSEADRRARLLAQDVDDNHARIEAELRAGLRQVEARHADAARPAAADAAAERDRAAELRRRLDEEMARRAEVEARARAESGALRERVAQLQERAQTLEEGAAAAAREAARAAEEAAGAARRLAAQEERARAADAAAEARLREAREEAQRLRDRNDELVAALEASAGRAAAACERAPTWREEVSLHAPPSGTSETAVSSSLAKGDELSLSATILTILDSEESPVPANSACPRCAAVRAAAAAAAAPAAGCSDADEADHDKRNMESVIKELEASLEQMRAEYERCEEYWLAKLDEERELLAEEQRAGDERLAELVAKIAEYERQFARAPALPTIDESAALERQVADLELEFGRWRAQADEQRARADAELARARRELDAARARAPAPAACVCAGRGPGQLRARAARAERAAQRLHARLAAADLLVKDLYIENCRLAHLPPHPRLP
- the LOC128198392 gene encoding blastoderm-specific protein 25D isoform X2 produces the protein MKSCTMYKITYVSRKKKLEERGAALVDTLFERRAERVTFAQFRGGLLALLDPAAPAALPPAGPAAEHSDDDSSGREVAPKFVFGSKKYGRRSRPQRATDGAPRPRGASEPRLDSRSRRLARAERSSSAADGRDDDAPALDHERPLDRARALELCRDLRLAGVDRALVERIFDASPGEMSAGEFFERLDAALAGSIAALDDAGAADAVLAAAAVAEAWERAGVHRPRRLLADLGFAGAALRPRDLERAVDDELRALGAEGPPDARALLLQAAHALARLRLEAAARQLSAARAERDKLRDDLSEADRRARLLAQDVDDNHARIEAELRAGLRQVEARHADAARPAAADAAAERDRAAELRRRLDEEMARRAEVEARARAESGALRERVAQLQERAQTLEEGAAAAAREAARAAEEAAGAARRLAAQEERARAADAAAEARLREAREEAQRLRDRNDELVAALEASAGRAAAACERAPTWREEVSLHAPPSGTSETAVSSSLAKGDELSLSATILTILDSEESPVPANSACPRCAAVRAAAAAAAAPAAGCSDADEADHDKRNMESVIKELEASLEQMRAEYERCEEYWLAKLDEERELLAEEQRAGDERLAELVAKIAEYERQFARAPALPTIDESAALERQVADLELEFGRWRAQADEQRARADAELARARRELDAARARAPAPAACVCAGRGPGQLRARAARAERAAQRLHARLAAADLLVKDLYIENCRLAHLPPHPRLP